DNA sequence from the Candidatus Kaistella beijingensis genome:
CTGTTAGAAACTTCACCTGCAGGAAAAATTCCGACACAACCACCATTTTGAACGTGCTTTAAAGTTTCACGCATTCCGGTTGAGCTGTTTCTTATTTCCTTTCGACTTTCAAAAGGATTTACGGGAATCACAAACGGCTCCATTGGTTTGATTTTTTCCAAAAGGAAATTTCCCATAATTTTAAAATCAGGACGGATTTCCGTGAGAATTTTTGTCATCAAAATCCCGTCAATCGCTCCCAATGGGTGATTGGAAACCAAAATAAAAGGTCCCGTTTTTGGTATTTTCGCAAGATCCTCCTCAAAAACGACATATTTCAAATCCCTTTCTCTCACGAAGGAATCGAAGAAGTCTTTTCCACTTTTGTCTTTCAGAATATCATAAAGCTCGTTTACTTTATTGATTTTCGTTAAGCGCATAATTGCGGAAGCGACCGGACTTTTAAGAAATCCGATTTTGCTTAATCCCGATGCTTTAATTAAATCGTTTTTAGAAATTAGACTCATTGGTTATCAGTTGGTTACGACCTGAATGGTTTTATTTGAACTCTGTTCTAAAAGTATGTTTTTATTTTTATAGAAATCGCCCAAATCTTCTAATTTTGCATTTCTCACCGTATAAAGTGAAAGATTCTTTAGCAATTCGGTCTGGAAATCTTTTTGCAACTCTTTATTGAGTTCATCAATGTTTCCGTATTTATCTTCTAAACAAAGTTCCAAAGAAATCGCCGTATTCTGCATCAAAGAAATCTTGATTTTATTTTTCGCTAAAAGTGCAAAAATTTTACTCAAATGTTCCTCTGCAATAAAGGAAAAATCGCGTGTCGAAATTCGTAATAAGTTTTGATTTTCCTTTAAAATATAGGATTCCTCTTTCTGAAAGTTTCCTCCGTTTCCAACTTTGGTTCCCGGTTTCTTTGGCTCTACAAATGATTTTACAAAAAATGGAATATTTTTCTGTTTTAACGGCTGCAAAGTTTTCGGGTGAATAACCGATGCGCCGTAATATGCCATTTCAATCGCATCTTCGTAGGAAATGTTGGACAAGAGTGAAACATTTTCAAACTTTCTCGGGTCACCTGTCATCACGCCTGGAACATCTTTCCAAATCGTCATTGCTTCTGCATTTAAGCAGTACGCAAAGATCGCCGCCGAATAATCGGACCCTTCTCTTCCCAAAGTTACGGTAAAATTGTTATCCTCTGAACCAATGAAACCTTGCGTCACATAACAAAGATTTTTATCGAGTTCCGCAATCTTATTTTCCGTTTCTTCCCAATTCACGTTTCCTTCGCGGTAGTAATTATCGGTCTTAATATAATCTCTCGCATCCAGCCAAGTATTTTTAAACTGAATATCATTCAAATATTCACTTAAAATTTTAGAGGAAATCATTTCGCCACAACTCACGACTTGATCATAAACGAAGTTGTAATTCGGGGATTTGTTTCTTCTTAAAAATGATTCAATATCATCAAAA
Encoded proteins:
- a CDS encoding aspartate kinase, whose amino-acid sequence is MKVFKFGGASVKDAEGVKNVSLVLETQGFENCLLVVSAMGKTTNALEKVVQNYFDKNDYQSEIEKVKQNHLEISNGLFQENHPVFAEISLFFDDIESFLRRNKSPNYNFVYDQVVSCGEMISSKILSEYLNDIQFKNTWLDARDYIKTDNYYREGNVNWEETENKIAELDKNLCYVTQGFIGSEDNNFTVTLGREGSDYSAAIFAYCLNAEAMTIWKDVPGVMTGDPRKFENVSLLSNISYEDAIEMAYYGASVIHPKTLQPLKQKNIPFFVKSFVEPKKPGTKVGNGGNFQKEESYILKENQNLLRISTRDFSFIAEEHLSKIFALLAKNKIKISLMQNTAISLELCLEDKYGNIDELNKELQKDFQTELLKNLSLYTVRNAKLEDLGDFYKNKNILLEQSSNKTIQVVTN